The following proteins are encoded in a genomic region of Spirosoma sp. SC4-14:
- a CDS encoding RagB/SusD family nutrient uptake outer membrane protein: MKKILFLLPLLMAMASCEVLDQKPESNFTPTNFYKNADDAKAAVSAVYDPLNNANMYGQVMWILQDQATDDAEWGNGRSTANQPKNDLDKYTFTPATNTFQSLWSTVYAGINRANTVIARVPAIAMDDALKARFIAEAKFMRGFYYFTLVRLFGGVPLITQETTSLSNLNVSRASIDEVYALIVQDFTEAENVLPVTYSAGDKGRATQGAAKAFLAKVYLTRQDWPKASAKAKEVIDLGVYDLWSNFADAFLIANKNGKEAVFEMQALSGGYNEGSWMQGYMRPNFDRVNGVSGFGDDPPTENLYTTYRADDKRRDVTLKLYSTTTTPAAPASVLFPCYVHKYLDPSATANGDGGNNYPIIRYPDVLLMYAEALNEQAANNADAYAMVNKIRNRAGLPNLTPGLSQEQFRDSLLLERRLELAFEGHRWYDLSRTKKLISAMKAQNPSILVDEHHYLFPIPQTERDVNPQLTQNPGY, translated from the coding sequence ATGAAAAAGATACTATTCCTTCTCCCGCTTCTGATGGCAATGGCCTCCTGCGAAGTGCTGGACCAGAAGCCCGAATCGAATTTTACGCCGACGAATTTTTATAAAAACGCCGACGATGCCAAAGCGGCCGTCAGTGCGGTGTATGATCCGCTGAACAACGCGAATATGTATGGACAGGTGATGTGGATTTTGCAGGATCAGGCTACCGATGATGCCGAATGGGGCAATGGCCGGTCGACGGCTAACCAGCCCAAAAACGACCTCGACAAATACACCTTCACTCCAGCAACGAACACGTTTCAGTCGCTCTGGTCAACGGTATATGCCGGTATCAACCGGGCCAATACGGTTATTGCCCGCGTGCCAGCCATTGCAATGGACGATGCCCTGAAAGCCCGGTTTATAGCCGAAGCCAAGTTTATGCGGGGATTTTATTACTTCACGCTGGTGCGGCTGTTTGGCGGTGTGCCTTTAATTACGCAGGAAACAACCTCACTTAGCAACCTGAACGTATCGCGGGCATCGATCGATGAAGTGTATGCACTGATTGTTCAGGACTTTACCGAAGCCGAAAACGTATTGCCGGTCACCTATTCGGCGGGCGATAAGGGGCGGGCTACCCAGGGAGCCGCTAAAGCCTTTCTGGCTAAAGTGTACCTGACTCGCCAGGATTGGCCGAAAGCATCGGCTAAAGCCAAAGAAGTGATCGACCTGGGCGTTTATGACCTGTGGAGTAACTTTGCCGATGCCTTTCTGATTGCCAATAAAAACGGCAAGGAGGCCGTCTTCGAAATGCAGGCCTTGAGCGGAGGGTATAACGAAGGTAGCTGGATGCAGGGCTACATGCGGCCCAATTTCGACCGGGTCAACGGGGTGTCTGGATTCGGTGACGATCCCCCAACCGAAAATCTATACACAACCTACCGGGCCGACGATAAACGCCGGGACGTTACGCTAAAACTGTATTCGACAACGACTACGCCCGCAGCGCCAGCCAGTGTCCTGTTCCCGTGTTACGTCCACAAATACCTCGACCCGAGTGCAACGGCTAATGGCGATGGCGGTAACAACTACCCCATCATTCGGTACCCCGATGTGCTGCTGATGTATGCCGAAGCCCTAAACGAACAGGCGGCCAATAATGCAGATGCTTATGCTATGGTCAATAAAATTCGGAATCGGGCTGGCCTGCCAAACCTGACACCCGGCCTAAGTCAGGAACAGTTCCGCGATAGCTTACTGCTCGAACGGCGGCTGGAGCTAGCTTTCGAAGGACATCGCTGGTATGATCTGTCGCGCACCAAAAAACTGATCAGCGCCATGAAAGCCCAGAATCCGAGTATTTTAGTCGACGAGCATCACTACCTGTTCCCGATTCCCCAAACCGAACGCGACGTCAATCCACAACTCACCCAAAATCCGGGGTACTAA
- a CDS encoding TonB-dependent receptor → MSKSIPIALVTSCLLSVGYGNSVAQPVAFVRVSQQTSMERQGKTTLNTANQTLRQTLLLLKDHYGVDILFEESVVARHSSPAESLNLNAKLESNLNTLLKPSGLRFKKMRSGAYLILPSKNAGKTSNTQSELPTTATVNTTPPAGIAPLQPTQLTEIVPVDIRVSGRVTSETGEGLPGVSVVIKGSTKGTTTDVQGRYQLSVPSENVTLVFSFVGYLSQEQPVRNRSTIDIQLQPDTKSLNEVVVVGYGQVKKTDLTGAVASVPVEEIRKVAVTSLDQALQGRAAGVQITQNSGAPGGTTSIRIRGGNSIQGDNEPLYVIDGIPFKNDGAGSGSNFNVLSTLNPSDIESMSVLKDASSTAIYGSRGANGVVIITTKRGKAGKSTVNFETYYGIQNVRRKYPVLNASEYAQFVNDANTNEGRPPIYSQAQVDAFGQGTDWQDEIFRQAPMANYQLSMSGGDERTQYAISGGYFKQNGIVVNSDFDRYSFRINLDRKLTNKIKVGNSLTVSRTLTNQSRTDGDLGSAGLVTMAALQFPPILPVRNPDGTYLITSPALNFTADNPVALARDSKNRNTAYRIFGNVFGDYQIIDGLSLRVSLGIDGILQKQDAYLPRSVSSGLAQGGSASIYNSQAITWLNENLLTYTKTFNSVHNVTALLGYTQQASRTETTTASARNFVNDNLGSGNLGSASVPLTPGSAIGTWGLQSYLARINYGYKDKYLLTASFRSDGSSRFGANKRYGYFPSAAVAWRISEENFLKNNRIINDLKFRATYGSTGNQDGIGNYPAYSLLGTQNYVFGNAVSTGLGPNQIANPDLSWETTTQADMGIDVGFLNNRITLTADVYLKRTKDLLLNVTIPSTSGYSSAIKNLGKVQNKGLELSISSRNIDGAFKWSTDLNFALNRNKVLDIGGAPQLFAGNVANIGQNLNSGIIRVGEPLGSFFGYVTDGLYQSTDELAALSDPQARKPGDRKYLDLNGDKKIDDNDRTIIGRAQPKFIGGISNTFSYKGFELTAFLQGVYGNNILNANRFELEYLNGTNNQDRDMLNRWTPTNTNTDIPRASTTRPANRISTRQIEDGSYLRLKNVQLAYNFPATVLKSLKIQSLRVYATAQNYLTWTSYSGYDPEVNRFGQDSRSQGFDYASYPAAKTILFGLNVGF, encoded by the coding sequence ATGAGCAAATCAATACCCATTGCGCTGGTAACCAGTTGTCTGCTTAGCGTAGGCTACGGTAATTCCGTAGCTCAGCCAGTGGCGTTTGTCCGAGTCTCCCAGCAAACCAGTATGGAACGCCAGGGCAAAACGACCCTCAATACCGCAAACCAAACCCTCAGGCAAACCTTACTCCTGCTAAAAGACCACTACGGTGTCGACATTTTATTTGAAGAATCGGTAGTAGCCCGCCATTCGAGCCCGGCCGAATCGCTCAATTTAAATGCAAAACTGGAAAGCAATCTGAATACGTTACTGAAACCTTCGGGCCTACGGTTTAAGAAAATGCGTTCGGGAGCTTACCTGATTCTCCCATCAAAAAACGCAGGAAAAACGTCCAATACTCAATCCGAATTACCCACAACGGCAACGGTCAACACTACCCCACCAGCCGGAATTGCCCCCTTACAACCTACCCAGCTTACCGAAATCGTTCCGGTAGACATTCGGGTCAGCGGGCGGGTAACGAGCGAAACCGGCGAAGGCTTGCCCGGCGTTAGCGTAGTTATTAAAGGATCAACCAAAGGAACGACCACCGATGTTCAGGGTCGTTATCAGCTTAGCGTACCATCTGAAAATGTAACACTGGTTTTCAGTTTTGTGGGCTATTTAAGCCAGGAGCAGCCCGTTCGGAACCGATCTACGATTGATATTCAATTGCAGCCCGACACCAAATCGCTGAACGAGGTAGTTGTGGTTGGCTATGGGCAGGTGAAAAAAACGGACCTGACCGGTGCGGTGGCCTCGGTGCCGGTTGAGGAAATCCGGAAAGTAGCCGTCACGTCGCTCGATCAGGCGTTGCAGGGCCGGGCGGCCGGGGTACAGATCACGCAGAACTCAGGCGCGCCCGGCGGCACCACCAGCATTCGGATTCGGGGTGGCAACTCGATTCAGGGCGATAACGAACCGCTGTATGTGATCGATGGAATTCCGTTTAAAAATGACGGCGCCGGTAGCGGATCAAACTTCAACGTGCTCAGCACATTGAACCCGAGCGATATTGAATCTATGTCTGTTCTGAAAGATGCCTCGTCGACCGCCATTTATGGGTCGCGCGGGGCGAATGGCGTCGTCATCATTACCACTAAACGCGGTAAGGCAGGCAAATCGACGGTCAATTTCGAAACCTACTATGGTATTCAGAATGTTCGACGAAAATACCCGGTGTTGAACGCCAGCGAATATGCGCAGTTTGTAAACGATGCCAATACAAACGAAGGCCGCCCTCCCATTTATTCGCAGGCGCAGGTCGACGCCTTTGGGCAGGGAACCGACTGGCAGGACGAGATTTTCCGGCAGGCGCCAATGGCTAATTACCAGTTATCGATGAGTGGCGGTGATGAGCGTACGCAGTATGCCATTTCGGGCGGCTATTTCAAGCAGAACGGCATTGTGGTCAACTCCGACTTCGATCGCTATTCGTTCCGAATCAACCTGGATCGCAAACTGACCAACAAGATTAAAGTCGGCAATAGCCTGACCGTTAGCCGAACACTTACCAACCAGTCGCGCACTGATGGCGACCTGGGCAGCGCAGGCCTTGTTACGATGGCAGCCCTGCAATTCCCTCCTATTCTGCCCGTCCGGAACCCCGATGGCACCTATCTGATTACGAGCCCCGCCCTGAATTTTACGGCCGACAACCCCGTAGCATTGGCCCGCGACAGCAAAAACCGTAATACGGCCTATCGCATTTTCGGTAACGTTTTTGGCGACTATCAGATCATCGACGGGCTGAGCCTGCGCGTTTCGCTCGGTATCGATGGCATCCTGCAAAAACAGGATGCCTATCTGCCCCGCTCCGTATCGAGCGGACTGGCACAGGGCGGATCGGCTTCGATCTATAATTCGCAAGCCATTACCTGGCTGAACGAAAACCTGCTGACCTATACCAAAACATTCAACAGTGTGCATAACGTAACGGCGTTGCTGGGGTATACACAACAGGCCAGCCGCACTGAAACTACCACGGCGTCGGCCCGTAATTTCGTGAACGACAATCTGGGATCTGGCAACCTGGGATCGGCGTCTGTGCCCCTGACGCCAGGATCGGCTATTGGCACCTGGGGACTGCAATCGTATCTGGCCCGGATCAATTACGGCTACAAAGACAAGTATCTGCTTACGGCTTCGTTCCGTTCCGACGGGTCGTCGCGTTTCGGTGCGAACAAGCGCTACGGTTATTTCCCATCGGCGGCTGTGGCCTGGCGCATTTCGGAAGAAAACTTCCTGAAAAACAACCGAATTATTAACGACCTCAAATTTCGGGCAACCTATGGTTCGACGGGTAATCAGGATGGGATTGGCAACTACCCGGCCTATTCGCTGCTGGGAACCCAGAACTACGTTTTCGGTAATGCCGTATCGACGGGTTTAGGGCCTAACCAAATCGCCAACCCGGATCTGTCGTGGGAAACCACCACGCAGGCCGATATGGGTATCGACGTTGGTTTTCTCAACAACCGCATCACCCTGACTGCCGATGTGTATCTGAAACGGACCAAAGATTTGCTGCTGAACGTAACGATTCCGAGCACATCGGGCTATTCGAGCGCTATTAAAAATCTGGGCAAGGTCCAGAACAAAGGACTTGAACTGAGCATATCGTCACGCAATATCGATGGAGCCTTCAAATGGAGTACCGACCTAAACTTCGCTCTCAACCGCAATAAAGTGCTGGACATTGGTGGCGCTCCGCAGCTTTTTGCGGGTAATGTGGCCAACATTGGTCAGAATCTCAATTCGGGGATTATTCGCGTGGGCGAACCGCTGGGTTCTTTCTTCGGCTACGTCACCGACGGTCTTTACCAGAGTACGGACGAACTGGCGGCCCTCAGTGATCCGCAAGCCCGCAAACCAGGCGACCGCAAATACCTTGATCTGAACGGCGACAAAAAAATCGACGATAACGACCGTACTATCATTGGTCGGGCACAGCCTAAGTTCATTGGGGGTATCAGCAATACGTTCTCTTACAAAGGCTTCGAGCTGACGGCTTTCCTTCAAGGCGTTTACGGAAACAATATCCTGAATGCCAACCGGTTTGAACTTGAATACCTCAACGGTACCAACAACCAGGACCGCGACATGCTGAACCGGTGGACACCAACGAATACGAATACCGATATTCCGCGTGCATCGACTACACGGCCGGCCAACCGAATCTCGACCCGCCAGATTGAAGATGGTTCGTACCTGCGGCTGAAGAATGTGCAACTTGCCTACAACTTCCCGGCAACGGTTCTCAAAAGTCTCAAAATCCAGTCGTTGCGGGTATATGCAACGGCGCAGAACTACCTGACCTGGACAAGCTATTCGGGCTATGACCCGGAGGTGAACCGATTTGGTCAGGACAGCCGCAGCCAGGGTTTCGACTATGCCAGCTACCCGGCCGCCAAAACCATTTTGTTCGGACTTAATGTAGGTTTTTAA
- a CDS encoding RNA polymerase sigma-70 factor, with the protein MPANAFPFRRPTDPAPGEPTPLLRNHPEAPVPMPTDGELFIRNAFATDPRMGCELLFRQYFAPLCSHAVRFVYDRQLAEDLVADLFYTFYTKEIYKQITGSYRAYLYQAVRNRAYNSLRWELGRQETLPDDLDRADTETIQPDRLLQQDELYRALEQAVQQLPPQRQRVFLLSRFEGKSYKEIAEEMNLAPKTVENHLLRAISSVRQSLRQQKLISWGLLLVAAFS; encoded by the coding sequence ATGCCAGCTAACGCGTTTCCCTTTCGGCGACCTACTGACCCCGCACCCGGTGAGCCAACACCACTGCTGCGGAATCATCCCGAAGCCCCCGTTCCTATGCCTACCGATGGCGAATTATTTATTCGGAATGCGTTTGCAACCGACCCACGAATGGGTTGCGAACTCCTCTTCCGACAGTATTTTGCCCCACTCTGTAGTCATGCCGTACGCTTTGTCTACGACCGCCAGTTAGCCGAAGATCTGGTTGCCGACCTGTTCTATACCTTTTACACAAAGGAAATTTACAAACAGATTACAGGCTCCTACCGCGCTTATCTGTATCAGGCCGTTCGGAACCGCGCCTATAACAGCCTTCGCTGGGAACTGGGTCGGCAGGAAACGCTCCCCGACGATCTGGACCGGGCCGATACCGAAACCATTCAGCCCGACCGGCTTCTTCAACAGGACGAACTCTACCGGGCTCTGGAACAGGCCGTTCAGCAATTACCGCCCCAGCGGCAGCGGGTTTTTCTACTCAGTCGATTCGAAGGAAAATCGTATAAAGAAATTGCCGAAGAAATGAACCTCGCCCCCAAAACGGTAGAGAATCACCTGCTGCGGGCCATATCATCCGTTCGGCAGTCGCTTCGTCAGCAAAAGTTGATCAGTTGGGGACTGCTGCTTGTAGCTGCGTTTTCATAA
- a CDS encoding FecR domain-containing protein — MEPPKELVFTYFAGQATSVQQKAIGEWLANPENRETYFQWLDEWERTFPQYAPDTAHYLGQFRQRLDSPNTVQPLSIRSLTEESRSFWHPGRWLVAATVTLSLLAGGWLLRDTLFYSTIATGPRQLRSLKLPDGSTVALNSNSTIRIPRIGYGWLSRRVSLTGDAVFDVKHLSDDQPFLVQATDGLTVEVLGTEFSVRSRAERTEVVLKRGKVNLHYAASDKPAQNLLMKPGDRVTLDSRGSLHLQDHSDTTRFANWRYRLFSFNATPLRDVASQIQKVFGVTVQLADPALAQRTLTGTIRAGSSDELAEALAELLGLKISHRDSNLIFSTTSETQLTQ, encoded by the coding sequence ATGGAACCTCCTAAAGAATTAGTATTTACCTACTTTGCCGGACAGGCAACGTCGGTGCAGCAAAAAGCCATTGGCGAATGGCTGGCTAATCCCGAAAACCGGGAAACGTATTTTCAATGGCTCGATGAATGGGAACGTACATTTCCACAGTACGCCCCTGACACCGCTCACTACCTCGGTCAGTTTCGGCAACGGCTCGACTCGCCCAATACCGTTCAGCCATTATCGATACGCTCTCTAACCGAAGAATCCCGTTCATTCTGGCATCCGGGTCGATGGCTGGTAGCGGCTACCGTTACGCTGTCCTTACTGGCTGGCGGATGGCTGCTTCGGGACACCTTGTTTTATTCTACGATAGCCACTGGGCCCCGACAATTACGGTCGCTAAAACTACCTGATGGTTCTACAGTAGCCTTAAACAGCAATTCGACCATACGAATACCGCGTATAGGCTACGGCTGGCTGTCGCGTCGGGTTTCATTAACGGGCGATGCAGTTTTCGATGTAAAGCACTTGTCCGACGACCAACCGTTTCTGGTGCAGGCAACCGATGGCCTGACGGTTGAAGTACTGGGCACTGAATTTTCGGTACGAAGCCGGGCCGAGCGGACCGAAGTAGTACTAAAACGGGGCAAGGTCAACCTACATTATGCAGCCAGCGACAAACCGGCCCAGAATCTGCTCATGAAGCCGGGCGACCGCGTTACGCTCGACAGCCGTGGTTCGCTGCATTTGCAGGACCATTCTGACACAACCCGTTTTGCCAACTGGCGTTATCGTTTGTTTAGTTTCAATGCCACTCCCTTACGCGACGTTGCGTCACAGATTCAGAAAGTTTTTGGGGTAACGGTACAACTAGCCGACCCGGCACTGGCTCAGCGAACGCTCACGGGCACCATCCGCGCGGGCTCGTCCGACGAACTGGCCGAAGCACTGGCCGAACTCCTTGGGCTGAAAATCAGTCATCGCGATTCAAATCTTATTTTTTCAACTACTTCCGAAACCCAACTTACTCAATGA
- a CDS encoding SGNH/GDSL hydrolase family protein yields the protein MQRRTFLQSTLVATPLISHFSLGTDSQPVPDQTPVVINAGVGGNNTVNLLNRIDKDCLAQKPDLTILMIGTNDMNTRNHVPLPDYERNLRTLCAKLVAARSQVMLMNILPAYEPYLITRHDPKFYEPEGHYARKAKVNETIRKVAADNKFPFLDLHHIFEKVGNISLESSSLIKNEANSNKTDGIHPTPDGYRVIAVAVYTFLVQNQLLKNRIVCFGDSITLGDGNGQNYPTYLQQLVAP from the coding sequence ATGCAACGTCGAACTTTTCTACAGAGTACGCTGGTCGCAACGCCACTCATATCGCACTTTTCGTTGGGCACAGACTCCCAACCGGTTCCCGACCAAACGCCGGTGGTGATCAATGCTGGTGTTGGGGGCAACAATACGGTTAATCTGCTGAACCGAATCGACAAGGATTGTCTGGCGCAAAAACCAGATCTGACAATTCTGATGATTGGCACCAACGATATGAACACCCGCAATCATGTGCCCCTGCCCGACTACGAACGAAATCTTCGAACACTCTGCGCAAAGCTTGTAGCAGCGCGTAGTCAGGTTATGCTCATGAACATTCTGCCCGCTTATGAGCCGTATCTGATTACCCGGCATGACCCAAAGTTCTACGAACCCGAAGGTCATTATGCCCGTAAGGCGAAGGTGAACGAAACTATCCGGAAAGTCGCTGCCGACAACAAGTTTCCGTTTCTGGATCTGCACCATATTTTCGAAAAAGTGGGTAATATTAGTCTGGAATCCAGTAGCCTGATCAAGAATGAAGCCAACAGTAATAAAACCGACGGCATCCATCCCACCCCCGATGGCTACCGGGTAATTGCCGTAGCTGTTTACACCTTTCTGGTTCAGAATCAGCTACTCAAAAATCGCATCGTCTGCTTTGGCGACAGCATTACGCTGGGCGATGGCAACGGGCAGAATTATCCGACTTACCTTCAGCAATTAGTAGCGCCCTAA